The stretch of DNA CAAGCTTGACGGCCGCCAGCTGGCGCTTGAGCTGTTGCGTAACCATCACCCCGGCAGCGAGATCGCTGAGTTTAGCGGGCAGGAGCGCTACCTGCAGGTGCAGCTTGAGGATAAGCAGGGCAGCCGGGCGCAGGCCTGGCTTAGCGTTGACGCCTGGCTCGAATATATGGATGCCCACCTGCCCGATATCCCCTGGTCGGAGGTTCCCCTCAACTATCTGACGCGCTGGTTAAACCATCTCGAACTGAGCTTTTTGGTCGAGGAGCAGGTGTGGGATGCGGTACAGATTGCGCTACCCGCCGGCGCCCTGCCGGAAAAGGCGCTTGCGATCCCCGCAGAGCCTTGCCAACTGCTGTGTCTTGACTGGCCACAGAGCGGGGACCGCGTATTGCATGTCCCGGCCATCTCTGCCAATCAGGTGCCTTTCCAGCTGAACTACGTGTTGGGATTCAGCCAGCTCTCCCTTGCCCAGTTAGCAGACGTGGCTGCAGGGGATTTGCTGCTGATAAAACAGAAATTGCCCCACCTGGCGGTAGGCGATCGTCGACTTTTTAAACTGAGTTATTACCCCGATCGGGAGGTTATTGTGGAAGAGCAGTTAGAAGAGCATTACCAGGAATATTATGAAGATGAGGTTTTGCACGACTGGACAAGCCTGCCCGTCAATATTGAATTTGTGCTGGAAGGCCGGACGGTGACCCTGGCGGAATTAGATACAATAACGCCGGGCACGTCATTGGCGCTGACCCCAGAAGCGGAACAGAATATTAAAATCTACCTCAACAAAAAGCTATTTGCCCGCGGTGAGCTGGTAGCTCTGGAGAACGGATCTCTGGCGGTGGAGGTTAATCACGTGAACCCGACTCTGCCAGGTAACAGGGTACAGCCTGATGTTGAGTAATGATATTTCTTTAATTGCGTTATTGTCGTTTTTCACCTTATTGCCTTTTATTATTGCCGGGGGAACCTGCTTTATTAAGTTCTCCATTGTGCTGGTGATGGTGCGCAATGCCCTCGGGATCCAACAGGTACCTTCGACCTTAACCTTAAATGGTGTAGCGCTTATTTTAAGCGCTTTTGTCATGATGCCGGTGTGTCAGAAAATTTCCGGCTATATAGAAGAAAACCATATCGACTTCAATGACAGCAGTTCGGTAACGCAACTTATGGATCAGGGATTGGGAAGTTACCGGGCGTATCTGGTGAATTATTCCGATCATGACTTAATCCGCTTTTTTAATAAAGTACAGCAGCAAAGAACCGGTGAGCCGGAGCCTGAAGTGGAAGACCATGAATTAACGGACCTGCCGCTCATGACCCTGATGCCAGCCTATGCGCTAAGCGAAATTCAAAGCGCATTTAAAATTGCGTTTTATCTTTACGTCCCGTTTGTGGTCATCGATATGGTGGTTTCCAGCATCCTGCTGGCGTTGGGGATGATGATGATGAGCCCGGTGACCATTTCGATTCCTATTAAGCTCATTCTGTTCGTGTCAATGAACGGTTGGAGTTTGTTAACCAAAGGACTGATCGCCCAGTACGCCGATCTGATGACATCATGAGTAATGTATTATTTATTGGCAATTCCGCGCTGCTCGTTGTGCTGAAGCTAACGGCGGTACCTATCGCCTTTGCTACCATCGTTGGCATTATCGTTGGCCTGTTTCAGACCATCATGCAAATTCAGGAACAAACGCTGCCTTTTGGGTTAAAAATGCTGGCGGTGTTTGCCAGCATTTTTATGCTGATGGAGTGGTTTTCAGCCGAAATGATGAATTTCGCCACTCAGGCTTTTTATATGGCTTTTCGTTAAAACGGAAAATATATGCTGTTTGTGGCGTTCTATCTTAATTTTCAGCACAGCGTGCTGACTTTTGTCATCGTTTACGCGCGGTTGGCAATCGTCTTTTATATGCTTCCGGTACTGGGCGAACGGGTTCTATCAAATCTGATTATTAAAAACACGATTATCTCTCTGACGATTATTGGTCTTTGGCCCTGCTTTGAAACAGTAGTAAGCCCGGAGCAGGGCTGGCTTATTATTATAATTAAAGAATGTATTATCGGGTTAATTTTAGCGTTTACGCTGTGTATGCCTTTCTGGGTAGTCATCGGCCTCGGTGAAATTCTTGATAACCAACGCGGCGCGACCATCAGTGACAGTATCGACCCGGTTAACGGGGTGCAAAGCTCGATATTATCAGGTTTTCTAAACTTTGCTTTCGGTGCTATTTTTTTTGCCAGCGGAGGCATGCGGCTACTTATGGAAGTGATGGTGCAAAGCTATCAAATGCTTCCACGAGGGAGTTCCTTAGAAGGTGTTCACTGGGAACAGGCCGGACACCTGCTGGTGGTATTGATGCAAAACAGCATTCTCCTTGCTGCGCCGGTGATGTTAGTGATGATGATCGCCGAAATGTTGCTCGGCGTGTTTGCGCGTTATTGCCCGCAGCTCAACCCTTTTTCACTGTCTCTAACCATTAAAAGCTTTATCGCCTTCGCAGTTTTCCTTTTCTACGGCTTTCACTCGCTGTCTGAGAAACCGCTGCACATGTTCTCGCTTTCAGGTTTTCAGCAATTCCTTCCCTGAGGAAATATTTCTATGGCAGAAAAAACAGAGCAGCCTACCAGTAAAAAGCGCAGGGACTCGTCTAAAAAGGGCCAGACGTTTAAAAGTAAGGATCTTATTACCACGGTGATACTGCTTGCCGGGATCTTTTACCTGGCCTATGGCATGAGTTTCAGTGACTTCACTCAATTTTACTCCATGACCCTGCTGTACAGCACCCAGATTGGAATAAATGATTTCCTCATGGGCTTAATGCGTATTTTCTTTCTGCTTAGCCTGCCATTTATTGCGCTCTGTGCACTTGTGGGTATGGCCGCAACCTTGCTGCAGACTGGGTTTTCTATCGCA from Cedecea neteri encodes:
- a CDS encoding FliM/FliN family flagellar motor switch protein — its product is MSLRGHLRKLDGRQLALELLRNHHPGSEIAEFSGQERYLQVQLEDKQGSRAQAWLSVDAWLEYMDAHLPDIPWSEVPLNYLTRWLNHLELSFLVEEQVWDAVQIALPAGALPEKALAIPAEPCQLLCLDWPQSGDRVLHVPAISANQVPFQLNYVLGFSQLSLAQLADVAAGDLLLIKQKLPHLAVGDRRLFKLSYYPDREVIVEEQLEEHYQEYYEDEVLHDWTSLPVNIEFVLEGRTVTLAELDTITPGTSLALTPEAEQNIKIYLNKKLFARGELVALENGSLAVEVNHVNPTLPGNRVQPDVE
- a CDS encoding EscR/YscR/HrcR family type III secretion system export apparatus protein: MLSNDISLIALLSFFTLLPFIIAGGTCFIKFSIVLVMVRNALGIQQVPSTLTLNGVALILSAFVMMPVCQKISGYIEENHIDFNDSSSVTQLMDQGLGSYRAYLVNYSDHDLIRFFNKVQQQRTGEPEPEVEDHELTDLPLMTLMPAYALSEIQSAFKIAFYLYVPFVVIDMVVSSILLALGMMMMSPVTISIPIKLILFVSMNGWSLLTKGLIAQYADLMTS
- the sctS gene encoding type III secretion system export apparatus subunit SctS; the protein is MSNVLFIGNSALLVVLKLTAVPIAFATIVGIIVGLFQTIMQIQEQTLPFGLKMLAVFASIFMLMEWFSAEMMNFATQAFYMAFR
- the sctT gene encoding type III secretion system export apparatus subunit SctT, producing MLFVAFYLNFQHSVLTFVIVYARLAIVFYMLPVLGERVLSNLIIKNTIISLTIIGLWPCFETVVSPEQGWLIIIIKECIIGLILAFTLCMPFWVVIGLGEILDNQRGATISDSIDPVNGVQSSILSGFLNFAFGAIFFASGGMRLLMEVMVQSYQMLPRGSSLEGVHWEQAGHLLVVLMQNSILLAAPVMLVMMIAEMLLGVFARYCPQLNPFSLSLTIKSFIAFAVFLFYGFHSLSEKPLHMFSLSGFQQFLP